GGGCAGCCATCGGCGCGAGGTGCGCCGGTGTGAGTGCGAGACCTGTTTGCCGAAGCCGGGCTTGCGCCCGGTGACCTGGCAGTGCCGTGACGACACGCTACCTCCAATTTGAAACGACAATCGTTTCCGTTAGGCTAACCCACATGGGAACCGAGGTCCTACTGGTGGCAGGTCTGGCGCAGCACGACGTCGCCGAGGAGGTCTGGCGCGCGTCACCGGGATCGGTGCTGGTCCGCCACGACCTGCGCGACCTCGCCCAGGGCGTGGTGCGCCGCTGGGTCGATGGTCGGCTGACCGTGCTCGAACTGGCACACGGGTGCGTCTCGTGCACGCTGCGCCTGGACCTCCTGCCGCTGCTGGAACGGCTGGGCGGTCGGGTGGTCGTGCACCTGGACCCGGCGCTGGAGCCGGAAGCCGTCTGCTTCGCGTTGCGCGAGGTCGACGTGCGGGTGGAAGCGGTGATCACCGTGGTGGACCGCGAGACCTGGCTCGCCGACGCGACCGGCGAGGACACGATGCACGACCGCGGCCTTGGCGCGGCCGAAGGCGACGAGCGGACCGTGGCGCAGGTGGTCGTGGGACAGGCCGAGTTCGCCGACGCGATCGTGCTGACCGGCGCCGGTGACGATCCCGCGCTGGGCGCGGTGCTGGACCGGCTGTCCCCGCTCGCGCCACGGCGGCGCCGGGACGCGTTGGACGTGCCGGAACTCCTGGCCGCCATCCCCGATGACGCCCGCCGAGGCCGTTTCGACGACGGCTTCGGCGCCCTGCTCCACGGGCAGCCGCCACTGCGACCGGCCCATGGCGCGGCCGTCGTCCACTTCACCGAACGGCGCCCGTTCCACCCCATGCGGCTGCACCAGGCGATCGACGTCCTGCTCGACGGCGTCGTGCGCACCCGTGGCCGGGTGTGGGTGGCCAGCCAGCCGGATGTAGCGCTGTGGCTGGAATCGGCCGGCGGCGGCCTCAACGTGGGAAACCTCGGCCCGTGGCTCGCGGCCGTGGACGACTGGTCCGAGGTGCCCGCCGAACGCCAGGCAGCCGCATCGGCGGTCTGGG
This is a stretch of genomic DNA from Saccharothrix ecbatanensis. It encodes these proteins:
- the mrf gene encoding ribosome hibernation factor-recruiting GTPase MRF gives rise to the protein MGTEVLLVAGLAQHDVAEEVWRASPGSVLVRHDLRDLAQGVVRRWVDGRLTVLELAHGCVSCTLRLDLLPLLERLGGRVVVHLDPALEPEAVCFALREVDVRVEAVITVVDRETWLADATGEDTMHDRGLGAAEGDERTVAQVVVGQAEFADAIVLTGAGDDPALGAVLDRLSPLAPRRRRDALDVPELLAAIPDDARRGRFDDGFGALLHGQPPLRPAHGAAVVHFTERRPFHPMRLHQAIDVLLDGVVRTRGRVWVASQPDVALWLESAGGGLNVGNLGPWLAAVDDWSEVPAERQAAASAVWDPYYGDRSQELVVITRAAAPDEITAALREALVTDEELALIDELEFVDPFAEWHDEMEEL